The following is a genomic window from Dama dama isolate Ldn47 chromosome 4, ASM3311817v1, whole genome shotgun sequence.
taagGAAAAAGCTATGTGTTATTAGAATCAGAGTCTGGGTTAATCTTGCTGAGCCCTGAAGAGACTTGTTAACTCAGCTGTTGTGGTTCTCCTTCATCTTCTCATTgtccttgtatttttctttataaaataagtcagttcttcagaaTTCTTTTAAGGCTTTGCTTTCATTCCCATTCTAGGCCATGCACTGTTTTATGGATTTATAATTTTTCCTTGCATCTACTGCCACCAATGTCAATTTGGATCTACTGCTAAAGAAACTTATTGGGGCAATTGATCTATAAAAGATActtgaaagttttattttaggAGACAAGAGTTTTCTCTTGAAATAGTGGGAGCATCACAAGTTGATAAAGGTGTTTCAGTATGCCTGTGACATGGAAAACTGTTTAATTGGTTGGAAGTGGCTTCAGGTTAGATGGTGCCCTCGGGGCTTTCCTTTGGAGGTTCTCTGGGTGCCCCGCTTAGCCTGATGGGCCCACCAGCCCTTAGGATGACCCTCTCTGGGATAAGCTGACATTTTCTTTTGTCCCAGGTCTCTTCTCTGGCTTTGAAAAGTGGCACCAGTGGAAACATTTTCCACCTTGTGTAACGTGAACTATGAAATTATAAAAGTGTTTTCCATTATGTGTGTGAATCCCATGCATACACCTAGAATTGAGGGTGCTAATTTTAGGTGGATTCTTTCAAGGTGGTGGGTTTTCTGGAGCACTGAAACAGTTCTGTTCTACTTATGCATACCTCGGCTTTGTCTTCTCCCATATGAACTGACTGTACTTGGCAGAAGGACCACAAAGTCCAAGGTTGATAAACATTCCTTGAATAACAGTCACTAGTAGATTGCATGTGGCACCTCCTAtacaccaggcactgttctatgtCTTACATACACTAACACATTTGATGCTCACTCTGTACCATCCCACTGAGGCAGTGAAGGCTCGGCTAAAACTGCCTAAGCTTATGAGACTGGAGCGTGGATTTGAACTCAGAGAGAGTCATTTGTTTAACTTATGTGCTCTGTTGctaagtcgtttccaactctttgagatctcatggactttagcctgccaggctcctctgtcaatgggatttaccaggaaagcatactggagggggttgccatttccttctccagggattgaacctgggtcgtctgcattggcaggcagattctttaccactgagccaccatggaagccctttaTGTGGTCTACTGCCTCTTAATcagaaatacctttttttttttttttttgcttgattgtttgtacattttgaatTAGTATTTGTTAGGCATCTGCTCGTTCTATCCAGGTGCTGGTTATACAGAACTAAGTAAGATAGTTTTTCCTTTAAGGAGTTTGTGGTCTAGTGCAGGACTATCCAGTAGAACTCTATGCAGTGATGGTAATTCTGTAGCTAATCACACATCAGCCAGTTGTGATTATGGAGCTAGTATGACCTAGTTGTGctaattttacttctttaaaaggtctcaaaattttttcttccttatcaCCTTTACTACCAAGCCAGCACATCAGGTTTGGAATAAGTTCTTCTAGAAAGATGGTGTAAGCCCTGACTGTCAGAGACTTAAGAGGAAGCACTGGTTTCACTGCATCAGCCTTGCCCCTTATCCTAGATCTGGCAGGGCTTTCTGTCTCAGTTGGTGTTACTGGCATTGATGGGAATCATTAGAGAACTAGGGCCAGGGGGGCGCTGCTCCAAGACATTCTCCtctgctgcagcccacagggccaCCTGCCTCTGATAAGTTTCCGTTTTGCAGGCTGATCATATCTGGAACCGAACAGTTTAATGTGTAGTCTCTTCCTGCCAGCGTGCAACCACCTGATATATCTGCAGCTCTTTAAAAGTtgaaatgttcctttttttttagttcaaaCCCATCTTTCTGAATACTATTGACCCATCTCACGCTATGGCAAAGCTGAGCAGAGCTGCCAACACTCAGAAATGCATCCGGGCTGGCGGCAAACACAATGACCTGGATGACGTGGGCAAGGATGTCTATCATCACACCTTCTTTGAGATGCTGGGCTCCTGGTCCTTTGGAGATTACTTCAAGGTAAGTTCAAAGAGAAGATCTGTTGGCATTTTGAGATTCAGAAGTGAAGGACATTTCTTAATTCTAAGACTTCCTGAAAGCAGTGCCTGTAATTTGATTATTTCAGTTTACATTTGGATTTCTTGTATAAATTGATCCTGAATTTGACTGTTTATGGTGAAGACACTGTTTTGGCCCTCTTCTACTCATACTAAATAGATTTTGGTTTGGTCACGTTCCACATCTTTTTGATCTTGTTGTAGGAACTGGCATGTAAGATGGCTCTAGAACTTCTTACCCAAGAGTTTGGCATTCCAGTTGAAAGACTCTACGTTACTTACTTTGGTGGGGACGAAGCAGCTGGCTTAGAACCAGACCTGGAATGCAAACAGATCTGGCAAAACTTGGGGTAAGAATGCAGCTTGCATGTTGAGAGTATGAGTATGAGGAATAAAATGATTCTGTGCTCAGTGCCAGAGTGGGGTCTTAGGActtggagtgcattgccatttcctattttaGGGTGTGAATTGGGAGGTGGAGGTGCCTGGGAGTAATTATCTTTTGCTGCATCCGTTGCTTTCTTTGTAGGTTTACTTGATCATTCTGTTGTTGAAAGCCAACATGAAGAGGCATAGGGAGGTGACTTTAAATGATATgcagcttttttaaaaacacttacaCTGTCATAATTGTCCTCATTTATGAAAATGAAGGAACATTTGCAAAGAAATTTGTTGAATTCTGTACATATTCAGcataaacattttcacttttatgtgtTTCTCAGCTTTATCTagatatttgcatattttcattTAGTTGTGATTATAacatgtgtattttatattctctTGTAGTGACTCTTGAATCATATTGTGCTTCTTTAGCAGGATTTGCTGCAGGCTTGGCCTTAGTAATTGCCAAAGAGTGAGCTCTCTTTCTAGAAATGCATAAGGATCTCCTTTTCTCAGGGATGCAAGTCTGTGCAGAATCCTGTCGCTGGCTGTAACTGGGCCTTTCTTCCCACTCTCTGCAGGCTGGATGACAGCAGAATCCTCCCCGGCAACATGAAGGATAACTTCTGGGAGATGGGTGACACGGGCCCATGTGGTCCCTGCAGTGAGATCCACTATGACCGGGTTGGTGGTCGGGATGCGGCTCACCTTGTCAACCAAGACGACCCCAACGTGCTGGAGATCTGGAACCTCGTGTTCATCCAGTATAACAGGTCGCCTCAGGGTCCTGAACTGTTCCTGCTAAGAGCAGCAGCTTTCCTCAAGCCAAGTAGAGCAAGAGGAACTCAGAGCGTGTGGTTGTCTTCTCATCCCGTCTTTGGGGCCAGTGGGCCAGTGCTAAAGGCATAATTTGCTGTAACTTGAACTGCTGTTCTAAAGCTCATTTCCTTGAAGCTTGCCTCACTCTGTAATGGATCCCAgattatttcttcccttttctctgcactccCGTCTTCCTACCAAAATAGGCAGAAGCTAATGACAGTCACAGCCTGCAAATGGCTAACTGAGTTGTACCCAGCAGGGAGAGGTGGCAGCCAGAGTCCGTGTTTCACCTTCCTCTTTATCTGGATCTTGCAGGGAAACCGATGGCATTCTGAAGCCTCTTCCCAAGAAAAGCATCGACACAGGGATGGGCCTGGAGCGACTGGTGTCCGTGCTGCAGAATAAGATGTCCAACTATGACACTGACCTTTTTGTCCCTTATTTTGAAGCCATCCAAAAGGTACTGGTCCTATTGCAGACTTCGGTGGAGGTTTCCAGGCTGGCTGTTAGTTCTgtcaaaaataaaacagttgTATGCTTTGCCACGTGAGGGCACCTGTGACCATCTGCCAGCTTCATGGTTAATATTAATAACAGTGTTCTGAAGAAGCACAGGGCATTGTGATTTACTGAGTGCAGCAGCCTGGTTAGAGGCTCTTCAGTCTTGCCCCTGTCACCTTTCTTGGGATTACAGGATCTGGCAAGGTGGTCACCCTTTCTCcttgtgcccccacccccaccccgcagtCCTCTGGAACCTTCTAGGGTAAGGCAGCACCAGAAGGGCCACTTCCCAATGAGCTGCCTCCTGGTTTTTATCTGCAGGGCACAGGTGCTCGGCCATACACTGGGAAAGTGGGTGCAGAGGACACTGACGGGATCGACATGGCCTACCGGGTGCTGGCTGACCACGCACGGACCATCACTGTGGCCCTGGCCGATGGCGGCCGACCTGACAATACAGGGCGGGGGTAAGTGTGTTACACGGTGCAGCTTTAGGGCTGACACCGAGTTTTTGGCTCTGTGGAACTTAAAGCCACACTTCATTATTGCTTTATGTGTCATCTAGGTGGTTGgagggattcttttttttcccttttttaggaATAGAGGGAGTTTCAGCTCACTTTGAACAGAGTTCACTATATTAAATCTTTGCTGCCAAGTACAAGGTAATAAGGATTGTATTTAAGGTTGCCTGATAAGATACTGACAGGGGCAGGGTAGATAATAATTAACCCAAGGCATCTTGATTATTGACAGGCAGGACCTGGGGTTGTGGGCATCAAGTCGGCCATCTGGTCTGTACTTCCTGCCCCCATCTTTGGTTTAGCAGAACAAGGCTGGAAGATGAACCAAGGTTACCCTTGATGCGTATTTGTGGATATGTAGTAACATCCACAAAACATGAGTTTTATGCTGGAATTAATGTTCATGACCTTGGGGGAATGCAAAAAAGCCTTAGGAGAGTCTCTCAAAGAGTAGGCCTTTTGGTAGAATTCCAAAGGGCCCTCTACAAAGTGCTTGACTGGGAATGCTGTCTAGCAGGGTCTTGGGTTCTGCTTCTTACAGGTATGTGTTGAGACGGATTCTCCGCCGGGCTGTTCGATATTCCCATGAGAAACTCAATGCCAGCAGGGGTTTCTTTGCTACGTTAGTAGACGTCGTTGTCCAGTCTCTGGTAAGTGTGTTTCCTGCTCACCTCTTCTGTACTAAAGTGCAAACCTTAATTGGGGTAGGGTGAGCGATATCACACTGTTAATGAGAATTTTTAGAGGAGTTATGGTATAATCCTTGTCTTTATTGGCCTCAAATCTGTGTTTCCCATTTGCCAGGGTGATGCGTTTCCTGAGCTGAAGAAGGACCCAGATATGGTGAAGGACATCATTAATGAAGAAGAAGTGCAGTTTCTCAAGACGCTCAGCAGAGGGCGTCGCATCCTGGACAGGAAAATTcagagcctgggagacagcaaaatCATTCCTGGTAAGAAccggttttttcctttcttcatcaGGCTGGTTCATCTTCCTGGAAGAGGCAAGCCCTTTCTCACAAACTTGACTGTAGGCTCTTGTGTCTCCAAAGGCTGAGCATAGCCTGGTTAGACCACTTTGGTGTGAAATGGGGTTTAATAAtatgatttaaaaagtaatatattaTTGTGGCAAAGTATTCAAACAGTATAGAGGTAAAAAGTGAAAATCCTCTTTGACTCATTTTTCAGAAGTcacaattctttggcattttgcATATAACTAACTAGTcaagacttttctttctttctagttttCAAGACTAGTCAAGACATGCATACAGATGTATATAGGGGTGTGTGTGCTCACAAGCAAAAATGGGAACAAATAGTATATAATGTTTTACAGGTTTATTTTTTACCTGACAGGAAAATTAGTTCCAAAAGTTTTTACTCTTTATGGAAGTGTAATGTACAGGGTGAAAGCCTGGTGTATTTCCCACAAACTGAACACACTTGTGTTCAGATTAGGAAATAGAGCTTTCCCAGGGACTCTTTGTGCTTCTCCCAGGGTGACTGGAAAAGATTTAATGGATTTTCTGATACAGAACCAAAACTGACTTGCAtggctctttaattcctcctgTCATTGCCAGCTTCCTCCTGGGAAGGAGGGAGTGGGAAAGAGGGAGGTTGTTTCcatcattttttaatcttttaaaatttatttgtttttaacggGAGGACAGTTGTTGTATagtgttgtgttgttttctgccgtGAATCAGCCGTCAGCATGTGTGTGCCCCCCTGAGCCTCCTCCCTGTCCCTGTCGCTCTTACATGCTCCGTGGTGCTGTGCAGGGGATACCGCTTGGCTCCTCTACGACACCTACGGGTTCCCCGTGGATCTCACCGCGCTGATTGCTGAGGAGAAGGGGCTGGTGGTGGACATGGATGGCTTTGACGAGGAGAGGAAGCTGGCCCAGGTAAAGTGTTTATGGAGTGAGAAGGAAACTCAGCGCCAAGCAAGGCAGGGCTTGACTGCAAAGCATGAGTTTCCTCCCATTAAAGGTTTTGAAATTTCTGTTTTTCCCAAGACTAGTGAGTCTCAAGCGGGGCAGTTTGGCAGCGATGTGTAAAAACGTCTCTCGGGTTTCTGAACGTGCGGGTGGGCAAGTGTGCTGCTGTGTAGTGGGTCGAGGCCAGGAGTGCTGCTCAGCCTCCTCCAGTGGACAGCCTCTCAGAGTAAGAGTTCACCGGTTCCAAGTGTCACGGTGCTGAGATCAGAAAAACTGTTGAGAGCTTTACATGGGGCATGGTTTAGCAATTTTGAGTCCTTCAGAGTTCTTTTTCTCTGACATTAAGGTAACTTGTGCTTATTTCTCTTGCTGGCAGCTGAAATCACAGGGCAAGGGAGCTGGTGGGGAGGACCTCATTATGCTGGACATTTATGCTATTGAAGAGCTGCGGGAAAAGGGTCTGGAGGCAACAGATGATTCCCCGAAGTACAGTTACTATTCGGACTCCAGTGGGACCTACGGTATGTTCATTTGCTCATCTGGGGTGGTTTTCAAGCAAGGCTTCTCAAAAGATTGGAAACCCTAAGTATCCATGGTAGCCTCACCTGTAGCACTGTGTGGTCATGCTGGGTTATTTTATACTCAGAGAGGCCCTTTGTGATCGactttctgtctcttttattttggaataattacAGATTCACAGGATgttgtaaaaaaacaaatttaacttGAGATCTCTTGTACCTTATACCCAGTTTTCACTAATTATATTAATAACATCTTgttaggaaacaagaaaaatgatactgactGGTAAAATTCATAGCGGCTGTTGAATTTTGCATCAGGACAGTAGTGTTCTAAAGTTAAGACAGCTCAAATACACAGGCACTAcatgtttttgctttcttctttttttaaaaaaatatttgtttatatgtcagtgctgagtcttagttgcagctcttcgggtctttagttgcagtctttagctgcagcatatgaattcttagttgtggcgtgGGGATCTGGTTCCTTGAcgggggattgaacccaggccccgaagcattggaagcatggagttgtaaccactggactaccagggaagtcctgtttctttcttttttcactccaGCAGGGATTCCTAAATCTATCCAAGGAAGCCCACAAAATGAATATAGTCTTTATGAATTGACCTTGGAAAGAGAATTTATCACTACTCTTAAATATCTGCTTATCAAGTTCACCGGCTTTCTGTTCAGTACCTCAGAGTTAAGGTGACCAACTGTCCCATTTTCCCAGAATTGTCCCAGTGTTTCCTCAcatcctgggaaatcccttggtcCCAAGCAAACCGGGGAAGTTGATCATCCCTGAGTATTGTGTTCTCCAGTAGAAGACCAGCATGTTAAGCCCTTTTGTGAAGGCTAATAGGCTGGCTTCCAACATAACAGTAGACAGTTAGGACCTCAGGAGAGTTTGAGAAATAGAATCCAGCACAAGCCAGCTGAGAACGTGTGAGTGAAATCATCTACTGTGTTTTTCCCCTTGTGCACAGTGTTTGAGAGTGCAGTAGCTACAGTGATGGCTCTGCGCCGGGATAAGATGTTTGTGGAAGAAGTGTCCACAGGCCAGGAGTGTGgagtggtgctggacaagacctGTTTCTATGCTGAGCAGGGAGGGCAGATCTACGACGAAGGGTACCTGGTGAAGGTCGACGACAGCAGTGAAGACGTGAGCCAGCAGCTCCTCCTCGCTAGCCAGGGGGCGGGCGGCCAGCCACGGCCTGCACCCCGACAGCCACTTTGGCAGCTGGGTGCTCCCGGGCCTGAGGGGCAGACACCACCGCTCTCTGGGTTGTCCCATGGCCAGTGTTTCTGAAGCCAGGGGCACCGCTGCTTGTGCCGTGTCGCTTCCCTCACCATCAGCTCCCCTCACAGTGGGGTCTTTGCAGCCAGGCTGCTTAGGGTGATCCTTGGGTCTTCTAGGCTCCCCTCAGAAATAAGGAGAGCCAGCCCCACAAGGGAGGGTGGGGAACGGGATGGGGTCCTCATCCAAGCTGCAGCCTGTCGCTCTGCTGCTGCTGGCTCTATGGTTTTGGACGAGTTCCCAGACTTGAGTTTCCTTACCCTGGCTTTAGTTCTCTAAGATGCTCCCTAATGGagcgtgtgtgtatacatacatgtctACTACGTATTTAAACTGCTGTGTGTGTATAATAATATAATGGGTATATAGTGGcctgtatatatattaatgtatatacatacatatatatcgtAATAATATTAATGTTATGTGTGTAACATGTAAAGAGAGaattcatatatatgtttatctGTATTTGCATGTATACATACCTGTacgtgtacatacacacacacacacatatacacatttggATTTATTTAGTTAGTTGTGTATTGGTCTCCTCCTTGACTCTTAGAAAACTGAGTTCACAGTGAAGAATACTCAGGTCCGAGGAGGATATGTGCTGCACATAGGAACACTCTACGGCAGCCTGAAAGTGGGGGACCAGGTCCGGCTGTTTATTGATGAGGTGAGTTGCTTTATGCTGGTCAGCACTGGATAGGATCACTGatctctccctcccccttttaaaaaagaagtcagcTTTATGGAGGCATAACTGGCATGTagaattataagatatttaaagtgtacgtCATGGTGATTTGATAGGCTGTGAAAAGAATTCAACTCTTCTTCTGGCTTTAAATTGGTCCATCATTATTACCCCTTCTAAGTGAAATTATAAATAGGTAATTACAAGTAAGGTGCAGGAGTAAATTTTATGAGGGTTGTAACTGAAATTTAAATCTAAATGTCCCAAGTAAGACCACGGTGATTTCAGTTGAGATCCTGTAGCTTCATTTTCATGGATTCCCTTTCTCCAGCTTTACCTCAAATACTTCAGGAGCCAAGGATCCCATATTGTGAAATAGTTTCTACTGTGTGTGTCAGAGCTCCAAAATAGCAGTAGCATAAAACACAGTGGAAATGCACTTTTCACCTGAAAGTCCACGCTGATGCAGAGGCCCTCCTCACAAAGTCAGAGGGCCTGCTGTTCCTTGTTTGCTGTTCTTCCTTCATTCCTGGGGTGTTGctcttgatttcacattccaagaAGGTTGCTGTCAGATCCATTCTCTACAGCAGGGGTTGGTGAGCTTCTTGTGTAAATTtcctgcatgcatgtgtgcatactcagttgctcagtcatgtctgactttttgcgaccccatgccccacatactatagcctgccagactcctctgtccacagaaatttcccaggcaagaatactggagtggggtaccatttcctcctccaggggatcttcctgacccagggatcgaacccatgggtTTCCTgcatctcgtgcattggcaggtggatttcttactgctgagtcacctgggaatcccttgtAAAgtgccagatagtaaatatttttggttttctgaaCCATACAGTCTCCATCACAACTGCTGTTGTGGCACAAAAGCACTGTAGACAATATATAAACATGGGTGGGCTGTGTTCTGGAAAACCTAGCTATAAAAATGGACCGCAGGACGGATTCGGCCCACAGGCCGTAACTCGCCACCTCCTGTTGCGGATGGTgggaaagaggagggggaggggggatgtGTCCCTTCTCACTGACTGGAAGTGACTCACCTAGCCACAGTTAGCTGTGAGGGACGCTGCAGGCTTTCTTCTGCGCAGCCGTGTGTCCAGCTAAAGCCTTTAGGCCTTGGGAAGAAAGGGAGGGTGGGTGTTGGGGACCGACCAGCGGTCCACCACCGACCTCTCCACCAGCCTGCTCTGCCCCGTGCAGCCCCGACGAAGGCCTGTCATGAGCAACCACACGGCCACCCACATCCTGAACTTCGCCCTGCGCTCCGTGCTGGGGGAGGCTGACCAGAGAGGCTCCCTAGTTGCACCTGACCGCCTTCGCTTTGACTTCACTGCCAAGGGAGCCATGTCCACCCAGCAGATCAAGAAGGCTGAGGAGATTGCAAATGAGATGATTGAGGCAGCCAAGGTAGGTTGGATTACATGTGAACTCTGAGTCATGAACTTCTCTCCTTCCTGCACCATTTACGGAGCCGCTGCCGCCCAAATGCTCTCCCTCTATTGAACCGTATCCTGTCCTGTGAACATGTGTGCTTAACGCAGTGGTTCTCAGCTGTTCTGGGTAGGGGACAGTGCTGGTGTTCGTGAGGGGTCtctgctccacctcctcctcAGGACAGCCAGAGCCCTTCTAGTTATATCTGGTTTACATATAGCAGCATATCCATTCCAGATTTGGTGCATGGTTTAACGAAATAGTTGGAAATTCCTATTTTGAGCTCCTTGACCTTACATATGGGGCTTTATTTTGGGACGTGATCAGCACAGCCAGGATCAGAAACCAGAGCCCTGCCTGCAAGTCCGCAGTCTCCCtgctccctcctgcacccccagAGAACATCTCCCCAGCTGTCTCTCCTGTCCTTTCTC
Proteins encoded in this region:
- the AARS1 gene encoding alanine--tRNA ligase, cytoplasmic; translation: MDATLTAGEIRQRFIDFFKRNEHTYVHSSATIPLDDPTLLFANAGMNQFKPIFLNTIDPSHAMAKLSRAANTQKCIRAGGKHNDLDDVGKDVYHHTFFEMLGSWSFGDYFKELACKMALELLTQEFGIPVERLYVTYFGGDEAAGLEPDLECKQIWQNLGLDDSRILPGNMKDNFWEMGDTGPCGPCSEIHYDRVGGRDAAHLVNQDDPNVLEIWNLVFIQYNRETDGILKPLPKKSIDTGMGLERLVSVLQNKMSNYDTDLFVPYFEAIQKGTGARPYTGKVGAEDTDGIDMAYRVLADHARTITVALADGGRPDNTGRGYVLRRILRRAVRYSHEKLNASRGFFATLVDVVVQSLGDAFPELKKDPDMVKDIINEEEVQFLKTLSRGRRILDRKIQSLGDSKIIPGDTAWLLYDTYGFPVDLTALIAEEKGLVVDMDGFDEERKLAQLKSQGKGAGGEDLIMLDIYAIEELREKGLEATDDSPKYSYYSDSSGTYVFESAVATVMALRRDKMFVEEVSTGQECGVVLDKTCFYAEQGGQIYDEGYLVKVDDSSEDKTEFTVKNTQVRGGYVLHIGTLYGSLKVGDQVRLFIDEPRRRPVMSNHTATHILNFALRSVLGEADQRGSLVAPDRLRFDFTAKGAMSTQQIKKAEEIANEMIEAAKPVYTEDCPLAAAKAIQGLRAVFDETYPDPVRVVSIGVPVSELLDDPSGPAGSLTSVEFCGGTHLQNSSHAGAFVIVSEEAIAKGIRRIVAVTGAEAHKALRKAESLKKSLCVMEAKVKAQTAPNKDVQKEIADLGEALATAIIPQWQKDEFRENLKSLKKIMDDLDRASKADVQKRVLEKTKQLIDSSPNQPLVILEVESGASAKALNEALKLFKTHSPQTSAMLFTVDNEAGRITCLCQVPQNAANRGLKASEWVQQVSGLMDGKGGGKDVSAQATGKNVGCLQEALQLATSFAQLRLGDVKN